In Phaseolus vulgaris cultivar G19833 chromosome 10, P. vulgaris v2.0, whole genome shotgun sequence, a single genomic region encodes these proteins:
- the LOC137818005 gene encoding uncharacterized protein: MPIDKSWISKPRNTIEYANGLNEFLEFAFGHANGLVIKCPCSKCGFNKWQTRDVVQEHLTCSTFPQNYQTWYMHGEGLSGNESVVVPSAHVIEDVIESHNPMEDMLNDAFGFVGHHDDHIDEGTQDDGVQDDMLHGEGNTNFDALLKDNNEPLYEGCTKYSKLSFMLKLYHIKCMCRMSDKAMTMILNLLKDAFEHAKFPNSFYEAKNVINKLGLNYVKIPACPKDCMLYWGEENESLEECKRCKMSKWKDKDKKQYAKILRYFPLKSRLQRLFMSSKTTESMTWHASEDNQDGLMRHPRDSEAWKAFDVLHPEFANDPRNVRLGLASDGFNPFGTMSTSYSIWPVVLIPYNRPPWECMKQTSFILSMIIPGKQMTGNDIDVYLQPLIKELKELWFDGVQTFDYSKKEMFTLRAALLWTISDFPGLGNLSGWNTHTGLACPTCNFDTESSLLYRGKYSFMGHRRFLHKEHRFRLSRSLFDGRTELREAPEHLSGSDIFKQVEGINVTFGKPLEPTDTSKRGRGKNVLEVVGAEQWKKRSIFFDLPYWETNLLHHCLDVMHIEKNVCDNVLYTLLNDPKKSKDNLKARKVLKEMGIRNELWPDERGRFRPSVFSLSKPKKKTFLQTLKDVKMPDGYSSNISRCIDLKAGKIFGLKSHDCHILMEHLLPIAIRNVLPNNVTAVIVELCSFFRQLCGKSLSQIELDKLQSRIIETLCHMEMLFPPTFFTVMVHLTCHLVGEAKLGGPVHYRWMYPIER; this comes from the coding sequence ATGCCAATTGATAAAAGTTGGATTTCTAAACCACGAAACACCATTGAATATGCAAATGGTTTGAATGAATTTTTGGAATTTGCATTTGGACATGCTAATGGTCTTGTCATAAAGTGTCCGTGTTCAAAGTGTGGTTTCAATAAGTGGCAAACAAGGGATGTAGTTCAAGAACACTTAACATGTAGCACTTTTCCTCAAAACTACCAAACTTGGTATATGCACGGTGAAGGACTAAGTGGAAATGAGTCTGTGGTTGTTCCAAGTGCGCATGTCATTGAAGATGTCATAGAATCTCATAATCCAATGGAAGACATGTTGAACGATGCATTTGGGTTTGTGGGGCACCACGATGATCACATTGATGAGGGTACTCAAGATGATGGTGTACAAGATGATATGTTGCATGGTGAAGGAAATACAAACTTTGATGCGTTGTTGAAGGACAATAATGAACCACTATATGAAGGTTGTACCAAGTATTCAAAGTTATCATTCATGTTGAAGTTGTATCATATAAAATGCATGTGTAGAATGAGTGATAAAGCAATGACCATGATTCTAAACTTGCTAAAGGACGCATTTGAACATGCTAAGTTTCCTAACTCATTTTATGAGGCCAAGAATGTGATTAACAAACTTGGTCTTAATTATGTCAAAATACCAGCTTGTCCAAAAGATTGCATGCTATATTGGGGTGAAGAGAATGAAAGCTTAGAAGAATGTAAACGGTGCAAAATGTCTAAGTggaaagataaagataagaaaCAATATGCAAAGATCTTGCGTTACTTTCCATTGAAGTCAAGATTGCAACGATTGTTTATGAGTTCTAAGACAACTGAATCTATGACATGGCATGCATCAGAGGATAACCAGGATGGGTTGATGAGGCATCCTAGAGATTCCGAGGCTTGGAAAGCATTTGATGTATTACATCCAGAATTTGCAAATGATCCTCGAAATGTACGACTGGGCTTAGCTAGTGATGGCTTCAACCCTTTCGGAACCATGAGTACAAGCTATAGTATATGGCCAGTAGTCCTCATCCCATACAATCGTCCTCCTTGGGAGTGTATGAAGCAAACCTCTTTTATCCTATCCATGATAATTCCTGGAAAACAAATGACAGGAAACGACATTGATGTATACTTGCAACCACTCATAAAAGAATTAAAGGAGCTCTGGTTCGATGGAGTGCAAACTTTTGATTATTCGAAAAAAGAAATGTTTACATTGCGAGCGGCTTTGTTGTGGACAATTAGTGACTTCCCTGGCCTAGGCAATTTATCTGGATGGAACACGCACACTGGTCTTGCTTGCCCAACTTGTAACTTTGACACCGAGTCTTCTTTGTTGTATAGGGGCAAATACAGCTTTATGGGACACCGTCGATTTTTACATAAAGAACATAGATTCAGATTGAGTCGTTCTCTTTTTGACGGAAGAACTGAACTAAGGGAAGCACCAGAACATTTGTCAGGGTCAGACATATTTAAACAAGTTGAGGGTATCAATGTTACATTTGGAAAACCATTAGAACCTACGGATACAAGTAAAAGGGGTCGGGGAAAGAATGTTCTTGAAGTTGTTGGAGCAGAACAATGGAAAAAGAGAAGTATATTTTTTGATCTTCCTTATTGGGAGACGAACTTGTTACACCATTGTCTAGATGTCATgcatattgaaaaaaatgtttgtGACAATGTTTTGTATACATTACTCAATGACCCTAAGAAatcaaaagataatttaaaagCCCGAAAGGTACTTAAAGAAATGGGTATAAGGAATGAACTTTGGCCAGATGAAAGAGGAAGATTTCGGCCAAGTGTGTTTTCATTGtcaaaaccaaagaaaaaaaCGTTTTTACAAACACTGAAAGATGTGAAAATGCCAGATGGATACTCGAGTAATATTTCAAGGTGTATTGATTTGAAAGCTGGAAAGATTTTTGGCCTTAAGAGTCATGATTGTCATATTCTTATGGAACATTTACTACCCATTGCCATACGTAATGTTTTACCAAACAATGTGACTGCAGTGATAGTAGAACTATGTTCATTTTTTCGACAATTATGTGGCAAAAGTTTAAGCCAAATCGAACTTGATAAACTTCAGTCCCGCATCATTGAAACTCTTTGCCACATGGAAATGTTGTTCCCTCCTACCTTTTTTACAGTTATGGTGCACTTAACTTGTCACTTAGTTGGTGAGGCCAAACTTGGAGGCCCGGTTCATTATCGTTGGATGTATCCCATAGAAAGGTAA
- the LOC137818006 gene encoding uncharacterized protein, with protein sequence MPKPKRIKNLLKAIGGHSSDTSVRNYVQLNDTPQTTRQQITKSGQPHIGSPLPQASGHTPPQISKSAQPRDLQPTFESAALPQTESTQPPISQSAQPEGTSEYAQPHTSDSALPHTSESTLPHTSESTQPHTPQSAQPHTLESEAERVAPKKGRHSNHYWFVDTIDEHGVTQKTKLKVRDAHNLPIGTRVVVNYDDNFQPIGEACGLLAGVCGQLAANHILLPISFESWSSVPDTYKDTIWESALKSRFCFMVNEDLAKRDVMFKIGKLWREYRCKLWNEFYDPVLSRNDLIKNVPDGLNMEQWAIFVDYRLKPSTVE encoded by the exons ATGCCTAAGCCTAAGAGGATTAAGAACTTGCTTAAGGCAATTGGTGGACATAGTTCAGACACATCTGTGAGGAACTATGTTCAACTTAATGACACGCCTCAAACTACACGTCAACAAATAACTAAATCTGGTCAACCACATATTGGATCTCCATTACCACAAGCATCTGGACATACACCACCACAAATCTCAAAATCTGCACAACCACGAGATTTACAACCTACTTTTGAATCAGCAGCGCTACCACAAACTGAGTCTACTCAACCACCAATCTCACAATCTGCACAACCTGAAGGCACATCTGAGTATGCACAACCACACACATCTGACTCTGCACTACCACATACATCTGAGTCTACACTGCCACATACATCCGAGTCTACACAACCACATACCCCTCAATCTGCACAACCGCATACATTAGAATCTGAAGCAGAAAGGGTGGCACCAAAAAAAGGCAGACATTCAAACCACTATTGGTTTGTTGATACTATAG ATGAGCATGGAGTTACTCAGAAAACGAAGCTCAAGGTTAGGGATGCTCATAATTTGCCCATTGGAACACGTGTGGTTGTCAACTATGATGATAACTTTCAACCCATTGGAGAAGCATGTGGTTTGCTTGCTGGAGTTTGTGGACAGCTAGCAGCAAATCATATATTGTTGCCTATAAGTTTTGAAAGTTGGTCATCTGTGCCTGATACTTACAAGGATACTATATGGGAGAGTGCACTGAAG AGTCGTTTTTGCTTCATGGTAAATGAAGATCTCGCTAAGAGAGATGTTATGTTCAAAATTGGCAAATTGTGGAGGGAGTATAGATGCAAGCTCTGGAATGAATTCTATGACCCAGTGTTAAGCAGAAATGACTTAATAAAGAATGTTCCAGATGGTCTTAACATGGAGCAGTGGGCTATATTTGTGGATTATCGTCTCAAGCCTTCCACAGTG GAATAG
- the LOC137819348 gene encoding uncharacterized protein — protein sequence MALSRRRDNLKIETGRNIGRAEMWKITHKRKNGTYVNDEAMEIGDKIDELMLENPETASHISPNDPVGVIFGKEHPGRVRGLSYGACPTLAFKKSTTRVSNMNNGSSSGGSSTNVEEKVEKMATELAVVRSQMHTMLAYIASRPDVPEHFAAMAANLVQASINEAPDVASGAPSPNQNIRSSGGSKTN from the exons ATGGCATTGTCAAGAAGGAGGGATAATCTG AAAATTGAGACTGGTAGGAACATTGGCCGAGCTGAGATGTGGAAGATCACACACAAGAGGAAGAATGGCACGTATGTTAATGATGAAGCTATGGAGATTGGG GATAAAATTGATGAGTTAATGCTGGAAAATCCAGAAACTGCATCACATATATCTCCAAATGATCCTGTTGGTGTCATTTTTGGAAAGGAGCATCCAGGGAGGGTCAGAGGACTTTCATATGGAGCTTGTCCTACCCTTGCTTTCAAGAAATCCACAACAAGGGTAAGCAATATGAATAATGGTTCCTCTAGTGGTGGGTCTTCAACAAATGTTGAAGAAAAGGTAGAAAAGATGGCAACAGAACTTGCAGTTGTAAGGAGCCAAATGCATACTATGCTAGCCTACATTGCTTCTAGACCAGACGTGCCGGAACATTTTGCTGCAATGGCAGCAAATTTGGTACAAGCATCTATTAATGAG GCACCGGATGTTGCtagtggtgctccatcaccaAACCAGAATATAAGATCAAGTGGAGGGAGTAAGACAAACTAG
- the LOC137818195 gene encoding putative N6-adenosine-methyltransferase MT-A70-like — METQSDGNEDTIAAIKDMRQQLEARIECQHKAHMEMLASIQAVIPNLVSSLDLSLRVVSSFNQRPFAPTPALPLPDPKLNPKKPIELTHRSNSESYADGSTEVDLTNPRNQKLKTSIDSNPASQVDSEKVSPLAVVRSLVAVCLLGRVPFSPIDSSTVSRKLENDQAVTPAEKSALQELGGDSGAILAVEIALRSMADDNGGVEVEEFVVSGKARIMVLNIDRTRLLRELPESAQYQQLESSSGDGNVNQNQVQQITNNGTNVNGGLLGMGRPVLRPMSEMWIPHGDPHMSGLQPMFSGGPRGAPRVMGMMGTHRGMSIPSMHRLPLGPNAQGSSPNAMSQKPRTLEDDMKDLEALLNKKSFRELQKSKTGEELLDLIHRPTARETAVAAKFKTKGGSQVRQYCDLLTKEDCRRQTGSFIACDKVHFRRIIAPHTDINLGDCSFLDTCRHMKTCKYVHYEYDPTPDVSPTMMGAPPPPKPLKPQRAEYCSEVELGEPQWINCDIRNFRMDILGQFGVIMADPPWDIHMELPYGTMADDEMRSLNVPALQTDGLIFLWVTGRAMELGRECLELWGYKRVEEIIWVKTNQLQRIIRTGRTGHWLNHSKEHCLVGIKGNPEVNRNIDTDVIVAEVRETSRKPDEMYPMLERISPRTRKLELFARMHNTHAGWMSLGNQLSGVRLVDEGLRARFKAAYPDVEVQPPSPPRPSAMEVDTGVAAHTRSPFAAAESKSNSTQFAETAAAPETSFASEDKSMAIDVDIG, encoded by the exons ATGGAAACACAATCAGACGGTAATGAGGACACCATAGCTGCCATTAAAGATATGAGGCAACAGCTTGAAGCTCGCATAGAGTGCCAGCACAAGGCTCACATGGAGATGCTTGCTTCTATACAAGCCGTAATACCTAATCTTGTTTCATCCCTTGACCTTTCCTTAAGGGTTGTGTCTTCTTTCAACCAGCGTCCTTTTGCTCCTACGCCTGCTTTGCCTCTGCCTGATCCTAAATTGAACCCCAAAAAACCTATTGAACTAACTCACCGCTCCAATTCTGAATCCTACGCTGATGGCTCTACTGAAGTTGACTTGACAAATCCCAGGAATCAAAAACTCAAAACATCTATCGATTCAAACCCAGCATCTCAAGTAGATTCGGAGAAGGTTAGTCCGTTAGCAGTGGTTCGGTCACTGGTCGCTGTCTGTCTATTAGGGCGAGTACCCTTCTCACCAATTGATTCTTCCACTGTGTCAAGGAAATTGGAAAATGACCAGGCAGTGACACCAGCAGAAAAGTCAGCTCTTCAGGAGCTTGGGGGGGATTCAGGGGCAATACTTGCAGTGGAGATAGCTTTAAGGTCAATGGCAGATGATAATGGTGGTGTTGAAGTGGAGGAATTTGTGGTCAGTGGCAAGGCAAGAATTATGGTTTTGAATATAGACCGTACCCGACTTTTAAGAGAATTGCCAGAAAGTGCACAGTATCAACAGCTTGAATCAAGTTCTGGAGATGGGAATGTAAATCAAAATCAAGTTCAACAAATCACTAACAATGGTACTAATGTGAATGGTGGTTTGCTTGGGATGGGAAGGCCAGTTCTGAGGCCAATGTCTGAAATGTGGATACCCCATGGGGACCCTCATATGTCAGGGTTGCAGCCAATGTTTTCAGGTGGACCAAGGGGAGCACCCAGAGTAATGGGCATGATGGGGACACATAGAGGTATGAGTATTCCTTCAATGCACAGACTCCCATTGGGGCCAAATGCACAAGGGAGTAGTCCTAATGCAATGTCACAAAAACCAAGAACTTTAGAGGATGATATGAAAGATCTTGAGGCTTTGTTGAATAAGAAGTCGTTCAGGGAGCTGCAAAAGTCTAAAACTGGTGAGGAGCTTTTGGACCTAATTCACCGACCAACTGCAAGGGAAACTGCTGTAGCCGCCAAG TTCAAAACAAAAGGTGGTTCCCAGGTCAGGCAATACTGTGACTTACTGACTAAAGAGGACTGCCGACGTCAAACTGGTTCCTTTATAGCATGTGATAAG GTTCATTTTAGACGGATTATTGCTCCACATACTGACATCAATTTAGGGGACTGTTCTTTTCTTGATACTTGCAGACACATGAAG ACATGCAAGTATGTTCACTACGAGTATGATCCAACACCTGATGTGTCTCCAACAATGATGGGTGCCCCTCCTCCTCCCAAACCGCTAAAGCCTCAGCGTGCTGAATATTGTTCTGAAGTGGAACTTGGTGAACCACAGTGGATCAACTGTGATATACGTAACTTTAGAATGGACATTTTAGGTCAATTTGGAGTAATAATGGCAGATCCGCCATGGGACATTCACATGGAACTGCCTTATGGAACAATGGCTGATGATGAAATGCGCAGTCTTAATGTTCCCGCTTTGCAAACTGATGGACTTATTTTTCTATGGGTCACTGGACGTGCAATGGAACTTGGACGGGAATG CTTGGAACTTTGGGGATATAAACGTGTTGAGGAGATTATTTGGGTGAAAACAAATCAACTTCAGCGAATAATCAGAACTGGGCGCACGGGCCACTGGCTCAATCACAGTAAGGAACATTGTCTTGTTGGAATAAAGGGTAATCCTGAAGTGAACAGGAACATTGACACAGATGTTATTGTTGCTGAGGTCAGGGAAACAAGTCGTAAACCGGATGAG ATGTATCCTATGCTGGAGAGGATAAGTCCAAGAACCAGAAAGCTAGAACTATTTGCTCGCATGCACAACACTCATGCAGG ATGGATGTCTCTTGGTAATCAATTGAGTGGTGTAAGGTTGGTTGACGAGGGGCTGCGAGCAAGGTTTAAGGCTGCTTATCCAGATGTGGAGGTGCAGCCACCATCACCTCCCAGACCTTCTGCTATGGAAGTAGACACTGGTGTTGCTGCTCACACGAGGAGTCCATTTGCAGCCGCAGAATCAAAGTCCAATTCAACTCAGTTTGCGGAGACTGCAGCAGCTCCAGAAACTTCCTTTGCTTCAGAGGATAAGTCAATGGCCATTGATGTTGACATTGGTTAA
- the LOC137818586 gene encoding pentatricopeptide repeat-containing protein At5g46100 produces the protein MGSKTLFKWPKQITNSLVVQLIKAEKDVQKAVTIFDTATAEYSNGFRHDHETFGLMIARLVAVNQFRTAEGMLERMKQEDCKVTEDILLTISRGYGRVHRPLDAIRVFHTMEGFQLRPTQKAYLTILDILVEENHVKRAIGYYREMREMGFPPSVVSLNILIKALLKNKETVDSALQIFREMPNRGCQPDSYTYGTLINGLCRLGNIIEAKEIFKEMEQKGFSASVVTYTSLIHGLCQSNNLDEAIELLEEMKRNDIEPNVFTYSSLMDGLCKGGHSSQAMEFLEVMVRKNHLPNMVTYSSLISGLCKEGKLCEAVEILDRMRIQGLKPSAGLYGKIISGFCAAGSFQEAANFIDEMVLGGISPNRASWSLHVRMHNMVVQGLCNNVDPTRAFQLYLSMRTRGISVEVGTFDCLVKCFCKRGDLHKAARILDEMVLDGCIPDEQIWNVVIGGLWDRKKVREATELLLVELRQKFVEAKS, from the coding sequence ATGGGTAGTAAAACTCTGTTCAAGTGGCCAAAGCAAATCACAAATTCTCTAGTTGTGCAGTTAATTAAAGCAGAAAAGGACGTGCAAAAAGCTGTTACTATATTCGATACTGCAACTGCTGAATATAGTAATGGGTTTCGTCATGATCATGAAACTTTTGGTCTCATGATCGCTAGGTTAGTCGCAGTGAATCAGTTTAGAACAGCAGAAGGGATGCTTGAGAGAATGAAGCAAGAAGACTGTAAGGTTACAGAGGACATACTTTTAACTATATCCAGGGGTTATGGACGCGTGCATAGGCCACTTGATGCCATCAGAGTTTTCCACACAATGGAAGGTTTTCAGCTTAGGCCCACTCAAAAGGCTTACCTTACAATACTAGATATTCTTGTGGAGGAAAACCATGTAAAGAGGGCTATTGGTTATTACAGGGAGATGAGAGAAATGGGATTTCCACCTAGTGTTGTTTCCCTCAATATTTTGATCAAGGCCCTCTTGAAAAACAAGGAGACTGTTGATTCTGCCTTACAGATATTTCGGGAGATGCCCAACCGCGGGTGCCAGCCTGATTCATATACATATGGTACATTGATTAATGGGCTGTGTAGACTTGGAAATATCATTGAGGCAAAGGAAATATTCAAAGAGATGGAGCAGAAAGGTTTTTCAGCTTCTGTTGTTACCTATACTAGTTTGATACATGGCTTGTGTCAGTCTAATAATTTAGATGAAGCTATTGAATTGCTtgaagaaatgaaaagaaatgaCATTGAACCAAATGTTTTTACGTATAGTTCTCTTATGGATGGTTTATGCAAAGGAGGTCATTCGTCACAAGCAATGGAGTTCTTGGAAGTGATGGTCAGGAAGAACCATTTACCCAACATGGTTACTTATAGTTCTTTAATCAGTGGACTGTGTAAAGAAGGAAAgctttgtgaagctgtggagaTTCTTGACAGGATGAGGATTCAAGGCTTGAAACCAAGTGCAGGGTTGTATGGAAAAATCATAAGTGGCTTCTGCGCTGCTGGCAGCTTTCAAGAAGCTGCAAACTTCATTGATGAGATGGTGCTAGGTGGTATCTCACCAAATCGAGCAAGTTGGAGCCTTCATGTTAGGATGCATAACATGGTAGTCCAGGGTCTTTGTAATAATGTTGATCCAACTCGTGCATTTCAGTTGTATCTGAGCATGCGTACTAGAGGCATCTCTGTTGAAGTTGGCACTTTTGATTGTCTTGTCAAATGTTTTTGTAAGAGAGGAGACCTGCACAAAGCTGCTCGGATTCTTGATGAGATGGTGTTAGATGGATGCATTCCAGATGAACAAATATGGAATGTTGTAATTGGTGGACTTTGGGACCGAAAAAAAGTGAGAGAAGCCACTGAGCTGTTGCTGGTTGAGCTGAGACAGAAGTTTGTTGAAGCTAAAAGTTGA
- the LOC137818587 gene encoding pleiotropic drug resistance protein 1-like → MFLFKLRDRIDRVGLEIPTIEVCFEHLNVEAEAHVGSRALPTIFNFCINLLEGFLSSLHLISSRKKPITVLDGVSGIIKPRRMLEMYVANPKVLNLQAAALEGQETNVVTDYIMKILGLKVCADIMVGDNMIRGISSGQKKRVTTGEMLVGPTRALFIDEISTGLDSSTTFQMVNSLRQFIHILNGTAVISLFQPTPETYELFDDIILLSDGHIVYQAPRENVLEFFEYMGFKCQKRKVVAEFLQEVTSRKDQEQYWANKDEPYIFITVRELATTFQSFHIGRKLGDELATPFDMSKGHTIVLTKNKYGVSKKELLKAVERILTYEKEFVCLYFQDVATCGQ, encoded by the exons ATGTTTTTGTTCAAGTTAAGAGACCGCATTGATCG TGTTGGACTTGAAATTCCCACTATTGAAGTCTGTTTTGAGCACTTGAATGTTGAGGCAGAAGCTCATGTGGGAAGCAGAGCACTACCCACAATCTTTAACTTCTGCATTAATTTGTTGGAG GGGTTCCTCAGTTCTCTTCACCTTATTTCCAGTCGAAAGAAGCCAATCACAGTTCTTGATGGTGTCAGTGGAATCATCAAGCCTAGAAG AATGTTAGAAATGTACGTGGCTAATCCAAAAGTTCTAAATTTACAGGCAGCAGCACTAGAAGGCCAAGAAACCAATGTGGTTACAGATTATATAATGAAG ATTTTGGGACTAAAAGTTTGTGCGGATATCATGGTTGGGGATAACATGATTCGGGGTATTTCTAGCGGACAGAAGAAGAGAGTCACAACTG GTGAGATGCTAGTTGGACCGACAAGAGCACTTTTCATAGATGAAATTTCAACTGGTTTAGACAGTTCTACCACATTTCAAATGGTTAATTCTCTAAGACAATTTATCCACATTCTGAATGGAACAGCTGTGATCTCTCTTTTCCAGCCAACACCAGAAACTTACGAGTTATTTGATGATATTATTCTCCTCTCAGATGGGCACATTGTGTATCAGGCTCCAAGGGAAAATGTGCTTGAGTTCTTTGAATACATGGGTTTCAAATGTCAAAAGAGGAAAGTAGTTGCAGAATTTTTACAAGAA GTAACATCAAGAAAAGACCAAGAACAATATTGGGCAAATAAAGATGAGCCATACATCTTCATCACTGTTAGAGAGTTAGCTACGACATTTCAGTCATTTCACATTGGACGAAAACTTGGTGATGAACTTGCTACCCCATTTGACATGTCAAAAGGCCACACTATTGTGTTAACAAAGAACAAGTACGGTGTTAGCAAGAAAGAGCTATTGAAAGCTGTCGAGAGAATTCTTACTTATGAAAAGGAATTCGTTTGTCTATATTTTCAAGATGTGGCAA cTTGCGGACAATGA